The sequence ctcacattccagcccctgcagcccccagtaaTGGCCTTCTCCCGGCAGAACAGCTCAGCAGGAAGGAGATGGCTTGAAAGCCAGAGCCAGATACTCACGTGGGGCAGCAGCCGGTGGCGGGTGCCCTGTGTCCGACGAAACGGGCCAGGTTTCGCTCTACTCTTGCATTGCAGCCACTCGTGGGATCCCCTGCTTCCCCCGATAGCTTCAAGCTACAGCACAATTAAGGCCTGTTCACTGGAACAGTCTCTCCAGGTGCCCTGCTCTCTATCCAGTCATGCACTGAGAACTGGGGCCGGGGTATGAAAGACTTGGGGATCCCAGGGCATGGGTATCTCAGTCCTGGAGACCTGCACTCTCGTCCTGCTCTAGGAGCTGTGGCAGAGTCTGAGCTTGAGGTGGGTCAGCAGTGGGGGACCCagggcagggagagcagcaggggggctgcgggCTGAGGAAGATGGCCAGAGCTACTGTAGGTGGGGGTGCTGGAGCGCAGTAGGGGAGGAAGTattgtcttgtggttaaagcacagagCTGGGCATTGGGAAGTCCGGATTCTTTGCCTCTGTCTGCCACAGATATTAGGTGCCCCTGGGCGAGTCACCTCACTCCTGCTGTCTGTTGCCTCACGCTGTGCATTCCCCTCCCCTTGGGGATAATACAGCTCTTCCGAGGCAGGTTGATTTGCCGCGGCTTCGGGGGGGAAGCAAAGCACCTGAGCAGTCTTTGAGAACGACAAATTCCACAAGAGCTCGAGCACGGCAAACCCAGAGGGCCGACAGGGCACCCGCATGGAGATACCCAACAGGCACGAGCTGGGGGAGCAGCTTTGTTGGCGGACCCCATTCCCCTGCTCACAGCGAGATACAGCAGAGGCCTCCTGTAATGCAGTTCAGCGTCCCAATCAACAGAGGCTTACAGGGCAGAAGCCTAACGCAACTCTGAAGTGGAGCCTGGAATCCCCGAGCCCAGGAGCAAGGCGGGACTCTCATTCTATTCCTGGCGTTTCACTATGTCCAAGGGGGTTTCGGGCTGAGTGAGGGGTTGCTACTGCTCAAGCCCGGACAATGACACAATGGGACACGTTAAGGTGTACGGAATTCAGGGTGGAGAAGGTTGATCCAGTTGAATAATATTTGTATTTGATTCTGCCAACCACTGGATACTCCTGACCCCCCAAAAGCCATAACGGTGAGCGGAAGGGCCCATCAACAGCTCAAGACTCGCAGCCCAAGAGGGTAACTGGTCCTCCACCTGCACAGCCCTCAGCCGTAGGGCTCCAATCCCACCCCCATTGCCAGTCGCCACCTGCATGAGGccgtggggggagctggggagatgCTCAGGGCAGCAGTGCCAGCAGGAGGCAGTATGCCACACTTCTGGCTATCGACGGCCCTATCTCCCCACTCGCTCAGCCAAATTCAGCCCCTGGATAAAGAGCAGCTGGCTAAGGCCGAATGCAGGCGAGACAGAGGGGAGGTCAGCAGGAAGGGAGAAGTGCTTTGAAGAAGCTGCTGCCTCCTCGGAGCAGGGATCACCTTTCTGTTCTGTgcctgtacagcgcctggcacagtgaGGTGCTGGTCCGTGGCTGGCATTATGGTAACGCAAATAATAACAGCCTGCAACGTTCTCCACGATTGAGGGCACCTGCCCTCACACTGCCAAATCCTTCTGCAGCCTTACGATCTGTTTGGGCTTGTCAGTGCTCTTAGCTGCTCAAAGAGTGCCCGAAGCACCCACTTCCAGCTGCCACTGACCCGTAGACTGCATCCCAACCCATTGGTCAGAGACCTGCCCATGGCGAGCCGTACACTGGTGACATGTAGGCATGTGTATTGCAACTCACTGGACCAGAGTCTGGTCCCTACACCAGTGTCAATCAGGAGTGAATCTTCATGGAAGTCAGTGGTATTACACTGGGCTCAGAGTGGGGTAAGTGAGACGAGACTCCGGCCTCTATGTCTACAacactccctgaaaaagcaccaACTGGGACAAAATGCAGCAGCCCCCTGCTAGGCCATCATGTGCCCCCCCGTATCTGCTCTCTGTACCATGTCCCCACTGAATAGCAAGTCCAAGGCAAGGCTTCTCAGCACCCTCCCTGTGACTGGCCCAGGCCACCTGAGTGATGCCACCATCACAGCCACACAGAACAGCTAAGCCCGCCCAGAACTACATACCTGTGAATGTATATGGGGAGGCTCagagtgcaggagacagaactttcagaCCAGCTGGAACGCAGACtttggaactccctgccacaagaGATCCCAGGCTCACCTTTTTgagaactaaattaaaaaaactcTCTCTGACTGAGCTTTCCCTCAGTGTGTTCTTCCTATTCAATACACCCGCGCTGTCTAGctcacctccctccccaaacAGAATACCAAACCAATCCAGCATTTGCTTCTACAGGCTGGGAATGAACGGAGATTATTATTGCTTTTTCTCTTTTGAAATAGTTGGGAGGTGCCGGTAGATGGAGAGAGGAGGCCCAGCAAAGCTAACTGACTTGTCCCTGATCACACAAAATCAAGAGCAAATAGAACCCTGAAGTCCTGCCCCATTTAATCATTTCATGACACTGCCTCTTAAAAAGTAACTAACTATAGAGCTGCAAATGTTCCAAAGTCTGGTGGCGAAGCGGGAGTGAGAGAAAGTTGGGGGTAGGAGAGTGAATAAAAAGAAGCCAGGTTTGGAGAAGCAGCGATCTCCGGTTTATGAACTCCCTTCAGCTGTTCCACGGCTTACGTGCATTTCTCGGAGAAAGCAAGGGGACTGGCTGGCCTTGTGAAAGCAAAAGGCCCCCCCCCGTCTTTCCCCCTAATCATAATTCCAGACCTGGCTCCTCAGCCTGGTTTGAGCCGGCTCAGAAACATCTGACTCAAGGAACCTTTGTCTGAGCAATGTCCCTCCCCAGTGTGCGTCACCCTCCTTTGGGCATGGGAGCGCCTGAAATAGGCTCTTTTCCTTTTGCAAAGAGCCTGAAGAATTCCCCCTCCCTGACCTCTTCCTTTTGGTATTGTTGCTGCTGGTTTCCCTTTAGCTGGAATCTCTCTGctgagcaggggaggggaatgACATCAGAGgcaagggggtgtgggggggtgccccATTCCCCAATTGGCCACCAAGCAGAAACCATGGGCCTATAAAACTTGCCAAGGGACTAGCATCCTCCAATGAGACCGTGGCTCCACAGATTTCCCTGGCTGCTGAGAGGGGACCACAGGAGACCGGCAGCCTTGCTCACTCCTGCACTGAACAGCTGCAGCCTCCAAGCCATCAGGGCATACATTAGCTAAAGGCCCTGCCGCTCTGCTCTAACCGCTAACCGGTAagtgccttcactttcttccttTCCCAGCACTCAGTGAGATTATCAGCTGTTACTAACACATAAAAAGGAAGGTGGGAtcagagcacagggctgggagcactCCTTCTAGGGTCGTAGGCAAGTGACTGCATcattccgtgcctcagtttccccatctacgcATTGATGATAACAGCATTTCCCTGGCTCGCAGGGCTGTTGGGTGGCTGGATTCAAGCTTCAGAAGAGAGGTTTGGTGAGCTGAATTAGGGAAGGTTTCGGAAGTGCTCCTACTCACCTCTTCTGCTTTCATCGCCTTAGCAGCTGAAGATCTTTGAAGACGAAGGACGGTCATTTTCAAAACTGGCCCCTGATTTTTTTTGATTGTCTCGGTTTCTTTGGTGCCTGACCTGAGATTTCTTTTAGGTCAGAATAAGTGGCCACTTCTTCACAAAACTGGCCCTCAACTGCTTTGTCCAGTGCAAGTCCGGTAATTACTGAGCGGGTTCCCGTGACGGGCTAGGCAGCTGCTCAAACCTATGTGGAGTCAGGCATCTCCACGGGGCCCCGCACACTTTTAACAGTAATACGCAGGATTCCAAAGGAGGTTGCTTCGCTGCCCCATGCCTCCCTTTCCCTGCTGGATCTCTGGggacccctcccccattcctctcttcctttcccagctTTTAACTCCGAAGTCCCTGCACTTCTGCCAGTGCCTGTCTAACCAAGAAGGACTCACTTTGGTGCCACAGTCAGCCGGATGGCCAGAGAAGATGCTGTGTGGCAATGGTGTAGccttctcctctcttccctcctcaccctctgtcccagccccacGTGCCAAGCGACTTGCCTTCACGGGGATGGTCTGTTTGTGTTCCCCTGGCAAATGACCCTCCCGGGGGATCAGCTGCAAATGGGATGGCACTGAGTTATGGCCCAGAGCTAAGAGAAGGGTTTACAGCAACATTGCAGCAAGGGGGGGAGCTCTTTCAGCTCAGAGATGGTGTCCCCCCTGCAAATAGGTTGTCCCTGAGTTAGCAGCAGGATCTTTGCCTTGTTCATGTCTACAGAATGAAGTGCCCCGGTTGGACCCATGTCTGAAGACAGATGCAGTGCGGGCAGTAGCAGGGCTAGTTTCACACACACATGCCCCAACACGGTGCCTCTGTCTCCACTTCTGGGACGAGATAGGAGTTCAGAACCGTGGTATGGTCAGACCTCTACCTAGATGCTAACGAGGCCCAGCTAGGGGGGTGGGCTGCGGGACAGAATGGGACTGAAACCCCCAAGTCATTCCACCCAGAGCTAGGTGGGAATGCTACACAGGAGGCCCTGATCTctacagctggttgggaatttttcaccaaaacatccgaaaatgctgatttgtcaaaacagAAACTTTTCCTGGGAAAAGGTCAGTCTTGAGAAATGTTTCAACTGAAAAAATTTTTTTAACAAAGTTTCAAAAttgccaaaatgtttcatttcgcCATGTTCtaaataaaaaaatgtcagtTTGCCAACTCAAAAGAACTTTGTTTCAACTTTTAAGCTAATTATAagtaaaaaaaatgaacaaaacatgTAAATTGACCAGAACCAAAATTTGTTTCAGATTTTTAATTTGTGGGAATTTTCAAGTTAGTTGTTTTGTCCTGATCTGGGATGGGAAAATTTTTTGATATCGCAAAAGTTTTCATGGACCAGGAAAACCATAGTGCTGGCCAGATCTACTGTTTACTAATAATTACTGATTCGTGACActggtaacaacaacaacaaaaatcacaacTTCCCCCCCATCCCACAACAAACAATGGCTTTTTGACCAAATCAAAAAATTTtgtttggctgaaatttttcaaagaAAACTGAGAAACATTCATGTGTGTTTCTTTTGGatgcagtgagaggcaaaaagggggCAAAAAACCAAAAAGCATTCCATAAAATTCTGTGGAAAAAATTAGcacaaaatgaaaacaatttcAAGTTTCTCATGGAAGCACTTTTTGACCAGCTCCACTGATACATCAATTCTGTGCATTCTAAGGAGATTATAGACAAAAATGAAGGGAGCTCTTTGCCCCACCGAGAACCTACCTTCCAGACATACAGATAGACAAGGGATAGGGGGACAGTGATTGAGGGTGCCAGGTTAACAACTTATGTCTtatgtccccctctagtggctggtccatgtAGAGGATAAAAGCTCACTACCACTGTTAAGCTACTGTAACTCAAGTGGCAGCAGCAAGGACTTTTTTTGGTCCTGGAGGCCCCAATTTGCAATCTGGCTGATAGCCTGTGGTGGGGATGTTACACAGGCATCTTACTAGTTCCATGGTCTGCTTTGCGGGTGTCATTTACTACCCGTCATTGAGGGGGAAAGGGTGGGTTTATAGGCCTCGCCGTGTTTTGAGAAGATTATCGAAGGGTGAGAGAGGGCAGGAACATGGCAGACTGTGCTCACGCCTAGCAGGCCACGTGGAAGACAGAACAGGAGTGGAAGAAAGACACAAATGGACGATGGGGCTTGGGATACAATCTCCTGACGGACCTGGGATCACATGGGAGTGGCACTCAGGCCAGCTCTGGATTTGGCCTCTCAAGCTGAAAGGCTCCATATCCCGTTCCCCCCAGCGCAGTTCATCTTTCACACACAGGGACACAAAGTGCTTAGCCAAAGGGAGCCATAAGCTAAGGGGCAAAGGAAGGTTTTAATGTGAAAATCCACAGAGAGAATGGGACTCAGAGAAATCCGGCAGACACAGTCCAGCATGGCCTGCAGCTGGGGAGCACAGAGGGGACCAGGTCTACACCAAGAGCTGAAAAGAGGGAGTGGCTGGACCTGAGGCCGCAGTGGTTGGATAGAGGTGGCCAGAGAGAGACTTGGGAGGGTGACATTTTGGGCAGGGACCCATGTACTCCAGGGCAAGTTGGGTGTAGATTCTGCAACAAGATCCCTTGGTTATTTGATGTTGGTTTTCATTGTGACACAGATTTTTTTGCATTGTCCACGTGGGAGAAGGGAGAAGCTGGAACAGCTGGGTAGGGGGAGTTGGGGCTTTTTATGCCTGGGGAGGAGGTAATTTGGAGGTGAGGCATAAATAAATTAGCtgaaatgatcagcagtgaaacagtTAACCATCCCGACATTTGAGCCATCATTAGGCTTCAGTGTCAACAGTTCATTGAAACGAATGGGCAGCTCACACCTCTATAAAATGGGGGCTGAGACCCCGGAGCATAAATCCATAATAAGAAGTGAGTTCCATGGTAAACCCACAGAATACCCTGGGTCCTGATGATGGGTCTTATTTCCCTTATTCCCTCAGAGCCCAGCATGACTTCTGCCAGGAGCTTGCATGTGAACACACCCCTGAGGGACAGCGTCCCGCTCTCCAAGGTGGCTGGCACCAATGTCTACCTGAAGCTGGACAATGCTCAGCCCACGGGCTCCTTTAAAATCCGGGGCATCGGCCACCTCTGTAAAACGGTACAGACACCAAGGGCACAGTGTTCGATTGGTGGGGAAAGAAGATTGCAGAGCCAagctggagggggcgggggcagagagacaGCGGGTAGCTGGGAATCTGGGATCCATTTGCAGCAGGCACAGCAATCCAGTTCGGGCATTCCCTGCAGCAATCCCATATACTGCAGGGAGCATTAGTCCATGAAGCCTGACCTTTAACTAGTGGTGACTAAAGATAACCTGGCCTGGATTCCTGTGCCCACCTGGAATGGACTCTGGTGCAACCCCTGGGAGGGGAAGAACCTGGCCTGGATTCCTGTGCCCACCTGGAGTGGACACTAGCTATGCTCCCTACATCTCTCCAACTGGCTGCCGTTGAGCAGCAGACTACAGCAGTCCCATAGCAGAAGATACCTGATCCTGGGCATGCGCCCACCAAACCGTCTGCTCTCAGACTGGAAGAGGAGGGTGGAAATTGCTGAGACTCTGCATTATTGGGGCTACGGGAGCAGAAGGGAGGTTGCTGCTTGGCCTTGCGTGGTCATGGCGGCTTTGTTGATGATGCAGAGACTCTATGGAAGGGGCAGACGAGAGGGATAAAAGGAGCCCCCGGGGAGAATGACCTAAGTATCAAAGGGGTTGGAGGGGTTAGACTGCAGAAAGAGGAGCAGCTCTCGTGCGGTCACCGGCTGAGGCCACGTTCGCTCCCACTCACTCCTTCCTCTTGCTTTGTCTCCACAGTGGGCGGAGAGAGGCTGCAAGCGCTTCGTATGCTCCTCAGGTGAGATACACCCACCCAGGGCCCTGGCTCCCTGAGGGGGCTGGAGGCTATGTCACACCCAAGCCCATATTGCCCCAGAAACTCACGGGCACTGGCTCCTCTCCTTGGGCCTGGATGTAAATAATGCCCACTAGGATGGCCAGGAATCCAAATCCAGGCTGCATCCTGCTGGCTGGTGCTGCCATTGGTGGGACAATTGCCCAAAGAAGAGAAGCCCCAGGGATGGTATTGGTGTGGGTCATGCGAGGGTGGCCACAGCGCTTTAGACATCTTTGGTCACATGGGAAATGCAATGTTGAGTTCCTGGGAGGTTACaatcctccccacctccccgccACACCCTGACACTGTCTTTCTGTTGGGGTGCTGCATGATTCCCACATCTCCTGAAACTCCTGGGCAACCCCCAGGCttggggagggatggagagggCTGAAGGAGAAGAGGGCAGAGGGAGACACTGCTTTGGGAGGCACCGGAGGCAGCACCGTGGGATGCAGGAAACCATGAGGCCCAATGTGGTTGCTTTTAGGTGGCAATGCTGGCCTGGCAGCTGCCTACTCTGCCAGGAAACTGGGCATCCCAGCCACCATCCTCGTGCCCACGTCCACGCCAGCTTTCACCATCGAGCGGCTGAAGGACGAAGGGGCCACTGTCTGCATTGTGGGAGAGGTAGGTATGTGCATGGCTGGGTGAGGGGGTATACAAGAGAGAGCAGACTGCCTGCCTGGGGTGAGAGCCTCAATATCTCCCCCCACCATGACTGGGACAGATCTGCGGAGGGAGCTGCCCCACTGGCTGTGAGGTTCATGGTTCTGTGCATAAGCCGCTGCGAGTGGCTAATAAAACGTCTCTTCTCTGCAGATGCTGGATGAGACCATAGAACAAGCCAAGGAGCTGGTGAAGAACAACCCTGGGTGGGTCTATGTGCCCCCTTTCGATGATCCCCTCATCTGGTATGTAgcctgagggaggggtggacgcCAGAGGCTGGAAGGCTTCGCTTTAACCATTGCTGTCTATTAACCTCCCTGCTTGCCTGAGTCACCACGGGCCGAGATTAAAGCCGGCTGCATGCAGCCCCGACAAGGTCATTCTGTGTTGCACACAAGGGGGTGGACTATCTAAGCAGATTTCAGAGGGGTGGCCTTGTTAcgctgtatcagcaaaaagaacgaggagtccttgtggcaccttagagactaacaaatttatccgGGCATCAGCTTTCACCCTCTGCTTAGACTGCGTTAGTGTGGCCACCATTTCTTGGCGCACCAGGTGTGGGATCCAGCATGAAGCTTGCTGGAGAGAGAGTGCACGTCTATTGACCACCCACTGTTGTGGCCTACGCACCACATGGGGAATCTCTAAAGTCAGCGCATCCACAGAAGCCGCTGCCACCACCCTAGCCTGGATAGCTGTGCATTGAACCTGGGCTGGGAGCTAAAGGACGTAAGAAAGGGAATCCAGGCCCATTTCCATGTTCATTAAGATCTGGGCTTCCCCGGCACCACTGCACTGATacgccccacccctgccctaaaaACAGCAGCTGCGTCTCAGTACCACTGGGACAAGTGCCTTAGAAATTCCTATAGCTGGGAAGCCTTACAGGGATCCTCCCATCCTGGACGGAGGCGGGACCTTAGTCTGCTTGTCCACACAACCCCTTGCCTTCTAGTTCTCACGCCTGGGCCTGTTCTGAGGTGTCACTCGTCCCCACAGGCAGCGAGATGCAGCCTGAGCCGCATGACTCTGGAGCGCAGCCTTTTAAAGCTGAAATGGTCTCAGGCTGCTAAACCAAAGTATCCCAGACGGGGGGAGACCCAGCTTCTCCGATGTTGGAGTGAACCAAGAGTAACTCCGCTGAACTCAGTGGGATGACACTGATGTCGCTGAGAAGAATCAAGACCTGTATTTTCCAGGTTCTTATAGAGAAACGTGGCCAGGACTGTTGATCTCGGGTCATCTCTAGCCATGGCCTTCCCTTCCCCTGGTCCCAATCCCTCTTGCTGTCTCCCTGTAGGGAAGGCCACACGTCCATAGTGAAGGAGCTGAAGGAAGACTTGGACTCCAAGCCTGGGGCGCTGGCCCTGTCTGTGGGAGGCGGCGGGATGCTGTGCGGAGTGGTCCAGGGCCTCCGGGAGGCAGGCTGGGAGGATGTGCCCATTGTTGCTATGGAGACCAAAGGGGCGCACAGCCTGAATGCTGCCATGGCTGCTGGGCAGCTGGTGACACTGCCAGAAATCACCAGGTGAGTGAGGAGAGGAGGGCGAACCGGAGCGCTCGGCCTGTGCCCCGATGTTAAGGGAGAGGAGCCGTGGCTTGGGGTGGCCTAGGCAGAACCACAGCTTGGGGGCTGATGGAGGAGAGACTCGAGGCGGCAGCCTCATGATTCCCCTTCCTTTTCTCTACTCTGCAGCCTACATGTCTTGGATGCTCTTTGGTTTTGGCTTATTCCTCCTATGGGGCTCCTCCACCCAGCCCCATCCTGTGCATAGCACAATAATGCTGCCCCAcaggggcagcggggggcacAGTTCTCTGGGCACTGCAGATGGGCGTACGCACTTGGGCCCAGATCTGCAAAACTAAGCTCCTTTGTGCTCTAGGGCGAGGTAGGAACCAGGCTTCACCAGCCGGGAACTCATGCCACGGACAGTcggtggcagcaggggagaacCGAAAGGGCTGTCTGCCCAGTCAGAGACAGGGGCCAAGGAAAGATGCTCGGACAAGGGATTGCTCAGTGCTACCCAGTGTGGTAGCAGCACTAAAGCTGGGACACTCTGTCCTGTACAGAGAGATGCAGCATGAATGCAGGGATCCCTGCTCTGGCAAGGGGAATGTGGGGGTCAGTGGGGACTCCACCCCAAGATCCCACAGGGCCCTGCCTGAAAAAAACCTGTCTGCCTGCATGCTCACAGGGATAGGGAGCGCTGACCTTACAAGGGTACGCTGTGGGGACTCCATTATCACCAGCTGGCGTCTCtctttcctcttctcctctcctggatGCAGCGTCGCAAAGACCCTT comes from Mauremys reevesii isolate NIE-2019 linkage group 18, ASM1616193v1, whole genome shotgun sequence and encodes:
- the LOC120385934 gene encoding L-serine dehydratase/L-threonine deaminase-like, coding for MTSARSLHVNTPLRDSVPLSKVAGTNVYLKLDNAQPTGSFKIRGIGHLCKTWAERGCKRFVCSSGGNAGLAAAYSARKLGIPATILVPTSTPAFTIERLKDEGATVCIVGEMLDETIEQAKELVKNNPGWVYVPPFDDPLIWEGHTSIVKELKEDLDSKPGALALSVGGGGMLCGVVQGLREAGWEDVPIVAMETKGAHSLNAAMAAGQLVTLPEITSVAKTLGAKTVGAETLKLAREHPVFSEVVTDQEAVMAIEKFVDDEKILVEPACGAALAAVYSGVVQRLQAEGKLSRALGSLVIIVCGGNNITLAQLQRLKEQLGIQNVMAA